In the genome of Leptolyngbya sp. 'hensonii', the window TGTAGAAAGATTGATATCAAGAATTAGGGATAGCGGTACTTTACCGTGCTGCGATCGTAAAATCCGAGCACGCTCTTTCACAGAATGGAGATAATCTTCTAACTCTTTTACTCTTGATTCCGTGACTAAATCCGTTTTATTCAGCAGAATCATATCCCCATACAAGATCTGATTCATCGCGGCACCACTGTTGTAATGCTCAGAAGGCGTAAAGGTTTCGGCATCAACAACGGTCACGATCGCATCTAACTGGGTTAAATCCCTCAACTCTGTTCCTAAAAACGTCAGGGCGATCGGCAAGGGATCTGCCACTCCAGTGGTTTCCACAATTAAATACTCAATCCGATCCTGCCGTTCCAGCACCCGGTAAACTGCATCCGCTAAGTTGTCATTAATGGTGCAACAGATACAGCCATTTGTCAGTTCAATCATGTCCTCATCAACGGCAATTAAGAACTGACTGTCGATGTTAATGTCACCAAATTCATTCACTAAGACAGCGACTTTGTAGGCTTCAAAGTTTTGCAGGATGTAGTTTAACAGCGTTGTTTTACCACTACCTAAGAAGCCGGTGATGATGGTGACAGGGAGCCTGGTGTCGGCTGTTGAGAGATTAGACATGGAGCGTGGGAAAGGGGAGTAGGGAGTAGGGAGTAGGGAGTAGGGAGTAGGGAGTAGGGAGTAGGGAGTAGGGAGTAGGGAGTAGGGAGTAG includes:
- a CDS encoding GTP-binding protein, with amino-acid sequence MSNLSTADTRLPVTIITGFLGSGKTTLLNYILQNFEAYKVAVLVNEFGDINIDSQFLIAVDEDMIELTNGCICCTINDNLADAVYRVLERQDRIEYLIVETTGVADPLPIALTFLGTELRDLTQLDAIVTVVDAETFTPSEHYNSGAAMNQILYGDMILLNKTDLVTESRVKELEDYLHSVKERARILRSQHGKVPLSLILDINLSTIDASLDSGTQLNLNTQHLNNDGFMSVSFQSDRPIALKKFQQFLDYQLPDNVFRAKGVLWFAESPRRHLFQLSGKRFTIDDSEWTAAPKNQMVLIGRKLDALFLIQTLNNCLTRL